A genomic stretch from Nitrospiraceae bacterium includes:
- a CDS encoding cupredoxin domain-containing protein, producing the protein MMFPLALLFKFFQVFILMLGLTVFAFPESGTVWGATPVSLAPATDSQEQVVTINIKSREFSPNTLSLTVGQKTRLVLKNLDSELHAFLPIGLLTDIHLNVSGSGAPQFSKEGLSRVLLPTRGQTDIVFIPSHPGTFPYFCDLPGHVMQGTIVVHKNEGVVD; encoded by the coding sequence AAATTTTTTCAGGTTTTCATTCTGATGCTTGGCCTCACGGTGTTTGCATTCCCGGAGTCGGGTACAGTTTGGGGAGCGACCCCGGTCAGTCTCGCTCCTGCAACTGATTCCCAAGAACAAGTCGTGACCATCAATATTAAATCCCGGGAATTCAGCCCCAACACCCTTTCACTCACCGTGGGGCAAAAAACCCGGCTGGTCCTCAAAAACCTGGATTCGGAACTGCATGCATTTCTGCCAATCGGCCTACTTACCGATATCCACCTGAATGTCAGCGGAAGTGGTGCTCCACAGTTTTCCAAAGAAGGTCTTAGCCGCGTTTTGCTTCCCACCCGAGGCCAAACCGACATTGTTTTTATCCCATCGCATCCCGGTACGTTTCCCTATTTTTGCGATTTACCAGGTCATGTGATGCAGGGTACCATCGTGGTGCATAAGAATGAGGGTGTGGTAGATTAG